One window from the genome of Glycine soja cultivar W05 chromosome 12, ASM419377v2, whole genome shotgun sequence encodes:
- the LOC114378063 gene encoding E3 ubiquitin-protein ligase WAV3-like encodes MGSKWRKLKLALGLDSCVHIPRAFDDSSAAAARFSGGISPTVVSPAGDTSGYRPSTPTPSSSGLWLPKSGTKSPKGTCAICLYTMKPGQGHAIFTAECSHSFHFHCITSNVKHGNQICPVCRAKWKEVPFQNPASNMPHDQLNQVSPREEGWTTVLRRLPSPQGDATRQISSLYHVTEPAIFDDDEALDQQTSVAHPKNEADHDVINTVEIKTYPEVSAVPKSASHDAFAVLIHLKAPHSGRKQNNDANSTESSPLVENSRASVDLVTVLDVSGSMAGTKLALLKRAMGFVIQNLGPSDRLSVIAFSSTARRIFPLRQMTDTGRQQALQAVNSLVSNGGTNIAEGLRKGAKVFSDRRWKNSVSSIILLSDGQDTYTVNSRPNVGTDYQSLVPNSIHRNNGTGMQIPVHAFGFGSDHDATLMHSISEISGGTFSFIEAEDVIQDAFAQCIGGLLSVVVQELQVEVRCVHPQLQLSSVKAGSYQTSLMANARLATISVGDLYAEEERDFLVTVNVPVDKSSDKTSLLIVKGLYRDPITKEMVALEENSEVRILRSDVGGGELVVSIEVDRQRNRLRAAEAMAEARVAAERGDLSTAVSVLDSCHTALSETVSAKAGDRLCVALSAELKEMQERMANQRVYEQSGRAYVLSGLSSHSWQRATARGDSTDSTSLVQAYQTPSMVDMVTRSQTMVFGAPVPQNKRVLRPAKSFPERQRRQ; translated from the exons atgggAAGCAAATGGAGGAAATTGAAGCTGGCTCTTGGTTTGGATTCCTGTGTTCACATTCCCAGAGCCTTTGATGATTCCTCCGCCGCCGCAGCAAGGTTTTCCGGCGGCATCTCACCCACCGTCGTTTCGCCGGCCGGTGACACCTCCGGCTACCGTCCCTCCACTCCCACACCATCGTCTTCCGGCCTCTGGTTACCCAAATCGGGAACCAAATCCCCTAag GGGACCTGTGCAATATGCCTTTATACAATGAAACCAGGGCAGGGCCATGCCATTTTTACTGCAGAATGTTCTCACTCTTTCCATTTCCATTGCATCACTTCTAATGTGAAACATGGGAACCAGATTTGTCCTGTCTGCAGAGCAAAATGGAAAGAAGTTCCTTTTCAGAATCCTGCTTCAAATATGCCCCATGATCAACTCAACCAAGTTTCTCCCCGAGAAGAAGGCTGGACGACTGTCTTACGGAGGCTTCCTTCTCCTCAAGGTGATGCTACTCGGCAGATTTCATCACTTTATCATGTTACCGAGCCAGCTAtttttgatgatgatgaagcCCTGGATCAACAAACTTCAGTTGCCCATCCAAAAAATGAGGCTGATCATGATGTAATAAATACTGTGGAGATCAAAACATATCCCGAGGTTTCAGCTGTTCCAAAATCTGCTTCTCATGATGCCTTTGCTGTTTTAATTCATCTCAAAGCTCCACATTCAgggagaaaacaaaataatgatgCAAACAGTACTGAATCATCACCTCTGGTTGAGAACTCTCGTGCCTCAGTTGACCTTGTTACAGTTCTTGATGTGAGTGGTAGCATGGCTGGTACTAAGCTAGCGTTGCTAAAACGAGCTATGGGTTTTGTCATTCAGAATCTTGGTCCATCAGACCGGCTGTCTGTCATTGCCTTCTCCTCCACTGCACGCCGCATCTTTCCTCTCCGGCAGATGACTGACACTGGACGGCAGCAGGCATTACAGGCTGTCAATTCCTTGGTTTCAAATGGTGGGACAAACATTGCTGAAGGCCTGAGGAAAGGTGCCAAGGTTTTTTCCGACCGACGGTGGAAGAACTCGGTTAGCAGCATCATTTTACTCTCTGATGGGCAGGATACATATACAGTCAATAGCAGGCCTAATGTTGGAACAGATTATCAGTCACTTGTTCCAAACTCCATTCATCGTAATAACGGTACGGGCATGCAGATACCAGTGCATGCATTTGGCTTTGGCTCTGACCATGATGCTACATTGATGCATTCAATCTCTGAGATATCTGGGGGTACGTTTTCTTTCATTGAAGCTGAGGATGTCATTCAGGATGCATTTGCACAGTGTATTGGGGGACTCTTGAGTGTGGTGGTGCAAGAATTACAAGTAGAAGTTAGGTGTGTTCACCCTCAATTGCAACTTAGTTCAGTAAAAGCAGGAAGTTACCAAACAAGCTTGATGGCGAATGCAAGACTGGCTACTATCAGTGTAGGAGATTTGTATGCTGAAGAGGAAAGAGATTTTTTGGTGACAGTTAATGTTCCAGTTGATAAGTCAAGTGATAAGACATCGTTGTTGATCGTGAAAGGTCTTTACCGAGATCCCATAACAAAAGAAATGGTGGCTTTGGAAGAAAACAGTGAAGTAAGAATTCTGAGATCTGATGTCGGTGGAGGAGAACTGGTTGTGTCAATAGAGGTAGATAGACAGCGAAACAGGCTGAGAGCAGCTGAGGCAATGGCGGAGGCTAGAGTTGCAGCCGAACGCGGTGATTTGTCTACTGCAGTTTCAGTCCTGGATAGCTGTCACACGGCATTGTCTGAAACTGTTTCTGCTAAAGCCGGGGATCGGTTATGTGTTGCTCTTTCTGCAGAGTTAAAGGAGATGCAAGAGAGGATGGCAAACCAACGCGTGTATGAGCAGTCTGGAAGAGCTTATGTTCTGTCAGGATTGAGTTCACATTCATGGCAAAGGGCAACAGCACGCGGCGATTCCACAGACAGCACCAGCCTTGTGCAAGCATACCAAACACCTTCCATGGTTGACATGGTGACACGTTCCCAAACTATGGTTTTTGGAGCGCCGGTGCCGCAAAATAAACGTGTCCTCAGGCCTGCTAAATCATTTCCGGAGAGGCAGAGAAGACAATAA